A portion of the Lolium rigidum isolate FL_2022 chromosome 1, APGP_CSIRO_Lrig_0.1, whole genome shotgun sequence genome contains these proteins:
- the LOC124694028 gene encoding BTB/POZ domain-containing protein At2g46260-like isoform X1 encodes MEIVAGENAPGSSEDASGESIADHREEKEEKSEDQGRPRKNKVWGPMQATRQSSRVDRPMNVMEKAIEYKRRSNLEEPNKKMKGYKGQSSGSSSIMVGAPVLREKTIYINSAVLAARSPFFLKLFSNGMKESDQTHATLRIADSEENAVMELLSFMYSGKLTTTQPAHLLDILMAADKFEVVSCTRLCSQLLTSLPMTTESALLYLDYPCSISVAAEVQALTDAAKEFLVNKYKDLDKFQDEMMSIPLVGIEAILTSSDLQVKDESFIFDFLLKWVCTQYPKLEDRSEIFSSRLLPLVRFEHMSWIELGKVLTFIYNIMDHEQAVTKRIIEVLAYKLDPSWQQSSHAADSTTCWQLPERAYTYNPVEVVSFDRPRPQVIVYMDLMRDECSRLFPSGDKYSVPFHLVGLQFFLTACCELDQQSNYNSFGLWFGIDEEPDKPISLTIDLEFAARVKSSGHFVSMFEGRYAVTDDSMRGCNDLFDVPWSTFIADDSLFIDGVLHLRADLTVVKQPADLQT; translated from the exons ATGGAAATCGTCGCTGGAGAAAACGCGCCGGGGTCCAGCGAAGACGCCAGCGGAGAATCCATCGCCGACCACCGCGAGGAGAAAG AAGAAAAATCAGAGGATCAGGGGAGACCCAGGAAGAACAAAGTGTGGGGGCCTATGCAAGCAACAAGGCAGAGCTCTAGGGTGGACAGACCTATGAATGTGATGGAGAAGGCCATTGAGTACAAGAGAAGGAGTAACCTGGAGGAGCCTAACAAGAAGATGAAAG GTTATAAAGGACAGAGTAGCGGCTCTTCTTCAATCATGGTGGGTGCACCAGTTTTACGAGAAAAGACCATTTATATCAATTCAGCAGTTCTTGCCGCTAGAAGTCCTTTCTTCCTCAAG CTTTTCTCAAATGGCATGAAAGAATCTGATCAAACACATGCAACACTTCGAATTGCTGATTCAG AGGAAAATGCAGTTATGGAGCTTTTAAGCTTTATGTACAGTGGAAAGTTGACAACGACTCAGCCTGCTCACCTGCTCGACATCTTGATGGCTGCCGATAAATTTGAGGTTGTTTCTTGCACGAGACTCTGCAGTCAGTTGCTCACAAGCTTGCCTATGACCACAGAATCTGCACTGCTCTACCTAGACTACCCATGCTCCATTTCAGTGGCTGCTGAAGTTCAAGCTTTGACAGATGCGGCCAAGGAATTCCTTGTCAACAAATACAAGGATTTGGATAA GTTCCAAGATGAGATGATGAGCATCCCTCTTGTTGGTATCGAGGCCATCCTCACCAGTAGCGACCTACAGGTGAAAGATGAAAGTTTCATATTTGACTTCTTGCTCAAGTGGGTTTGCACGCAATACCCAAAATTGGAGGATAGATCTGAGATATTTAGTTCTCGTTTACTCCCTTTGGTGCGCTTCGAACATATGAGCTGGATTGAACTGGGGAAGGTCCTTACGTTCATCTACAATATTATGGACCATGAGCAAGCAGTAACCAAGCGTATCATCGAGGTACTTGCATACAAACTTGACCCATCATGGCAACAAAGCAGTCATGCAGCTGATTCAACAACTTGTTGGCAATTGCCAGAGCGAGCTTACACGTACAACCCTGTGGAAGTGGTTTCGTTTGATCGACCTCGCCCACAGGTTATAGTTTACATGGATCTAATGCGTGATGAGTGCTCTCGACTCTTCCCATCAGGAGATAAATACTCGGTCCCGTTCCATCTTGTAGGGCTGCAGTTCTTTCTCACGGCATGCTGTGAGCTGGACCAGCAGAGTAATTACAACAGCTTTGGTCTATGGTTCGGGATTGACGAAGAGCCAGACAAGCCCATATCTTTAACAATAGATCTTGAGTTTGCTGCTAGGGTAAAATCGTCAGGACATTTCGTGAGCATGTTCGAAGGAAGGTATGCTGTTACCGATGATTCTATGCGTGGATGCAACGatctttttgatgttccatggtcGACGTTCATTGCTGATGACAGCCTCTTCATCGATGGTGTGTTGCATCTTAGAGCTGATTTGACAGTTGTCAAGCAGCCTGCGGACTTGCAGACTTGA
- the LOC124694028 gene encoding BTB/POZ domain-containing protein At2g46260-like isoform X2, which yields MQATRQSSRVDRPMNVMEKAIEYKRRSNLEEPNKKMKGYKGQSSGSSSIMVGAPVLREKTIYINSAVLAARSPFFLKLFSNGMKESDQTHATLRIADSEENAVMELLSFMYSGKLTTTQPAHLLDILMAADKFEVVSCTRLCSQLLTSLPMTTESALLYLDYPCSISVAAEVQALTDAAKEFLVNKYKDLDKFQDEMMSIPLVGIEAILTSSDLQVKDESFIFDFLLKWVCTQYPKLEDRSEIFSSRLLPLVRFEHMSWIELGKVLTFIYNIMDHEQAVTKRIIEVLAYKLDPSWQQSSHAADSTTCWQLPERAYTYNPVEVVSFDRPRPQVIVYMDLMRDECSRLFPSGDKYSVPFHLVGLQFFLTACCELDQQSNYNSFGLWFGIDEEPDKPISLTIDLEFAARVKSSGHFVSMFEGRYAVTDDSMRGCNDLFDVPWSTFIADDSLFIDGVLHLRADLTVVKQPADLQT from the exons ATGCAAGCAACAAGGCAGAGCTCTAGGGTGGACAGACCTATGAATGTGATGGAGAAGGCCATTGAGTACAAGAGAAGGAGTAACCTGGAGGAGCCTAACAAGAAGATGAAAG GTTATAAAGGACAGAGTAGCGGCTCTTCTTCAATCATGGTGGGTGCACCAGTTTTACGAGAAAAGACCATTTATATCAATTCAGCAGTTCTTGCCGCTAGAAGTCCTTTCTTCCTCAAG CTTTTCTCAAATGGCATGAAAGAATCTGATCAAACACATGCAACACTTCGAATTGCTGATTCAG AGGAAAATGCAGTTATGGAGCTTTTAAGCTTTATGTACAGTGGAAAGTTGACAACGACTCAGCCTGCTCACCTGCTCGACATCTTGATGGCTGCCGATAAATTTGAGGTTGTTTCTTGCACGAGACTCTGCAGTCAGTTGCTCACAAGCTTGCCTATGACCACAGAATCTGCACTGCTCTACCTAGACTACCCATGCTCCATTTCAGTGGCTGCTGAAGTTCAAGCTTTGACAGATGCGGCCAAGGAATTCCTTGTCAACAAATACAAGGATTTGGATAA GTTCCAAGATGAGATGATGAGCATCCCTCTTGTTGGTATCGAGGCCATCCTCACCAGTAGCGACCTACAGGTGAAAGATGAAAGTTTCATATTTGACTTCTTGCTCAAGTGGGTTTGCACGCAATACCCAAAATTGGAGGATAGATCTGAGATATTTAGTTCTCGTTTACTCCCTTTGGTGCGCTTCGAACATATGAGCTGGATTGAACTGGGGAAGGTCCTTACGTTCATCTACAATATTATGGACCATGAGCAAGCAGTAACCAAGCGTATCATCGAGGTACTTGCATACAAACTTGACCCATCATGGCAACAAAGCAGTCATGCAGCTGATTCAACAACTTGTTGGCAATTGCCAGAGCGAGCTTACACGTACAACCCTGTGGAAGTGGTTTCGTTTGATCGACCTCGCCCACAGGTTATAGTTTACATGGATCTAATGCGTGATGAGTGCTCTCGACTCTTCCCATCAGGAGATAAATACTCGGTCCCGTTCCATCTTGTAGGGCTGCAGTTCTTTCTCACGGCATGCTGTGAGCTGGACCAGCAGAGTAATTACAACAGCTTTGGTCTATGGTTCGGGATTGACGAAGAGCCAGACAAGCCCATATCTTTAACAATAGATCTTGAGTTTGCTGCTAGGGTAAAATCGTCAGGACATTTCGTGAGCATGTTCGAAGGAAGGTATGCTGTTACCGATGATTCTATGCGTGGATGCAACGatctttttgatgttccatggtcGACGTTCATTGCTGATGACAGCCTCTTCATCGATGGTGTGTTGCATCTTAGAGCTGATTTGACAGTTGTCAAGCAGCCTGCGGACTTGCAGACTTGA
- the LOC124694028 gene encoding BTB/POZ domain-containing protein At2g46260-like isoform X3 yields MVGAPVLREKTIYINSAVLAARSPFFLKLFSNGMKESDQTHATLRIADSEENAVMELLSFMYSGKLTTTQPAHLLDILMAADKFEVVSCTRLCSQLLTSLPMTTESALLYLDYPCSISVAAEVQALTDAAKEFLVNKYKDLDKFQDEMMSIPLVGIEAILTSSDLQVKDESFIFDFLLKWVCTQYPKLEDRSEIFSSRLLPLVRFEHMSWIELGKVLTFIYNIMDHEQAVTKRIIEVLAYKLDPSWQQSSHAADSTTCWQLPERAYTYNPVEVVSFDRPRPQVIVYMDLMRDECSRLFPSGDKYSVPFHLVGLQFFLTACCELDQQSNYNSFGLWFGIDEEPDKPISLTIDLEFAARVKSSGHFVSMFEGRYAVTDDSMRGCNDLFDVPWSTFIADDSLFIDGVLHLRADLTVVKQPADLQT; encoded by the exons ATGGTGGGTGCACCAGTTTTACGAGAAAAGACCATTTATATCAATTCAGCAGTTCTTGCCGCTAGAAGTCCTTTCTTCCTCAAG CTTTTCTCAAATGGCATGAAAGAATCTGATCAAACACATGCAACACTTCGAATTGCTGATTCAG AGGAAAATGCAGTTATGGAGCTTTTAAGCTTTATGTACAGTGGAAAGTTGACAACGACTCAGCCTGCTCACCTGCTCGACATCTTGATGGCTGCCGATAAATTTGAGGTTGTTTCTTGCACGAGACTCTGCAGTCAGTTGCTCACAAGCTTGCCTATGACCACAGAATCTGCACTGCTCTACCTAGACTACCCATGCTCCATTTCAGTGGCTGCTGAAGTTCAAGCTTTGACAGATGCGGCCAAGGAATTCCTTGTCAACAAATACAAGGATTTGGATAA GTTCCAAGATGAGATGATGAGCATCCCTCTTGTTGGTATCGAGGCCATCCTCACCAGTAGCGACCTACAGGTGAAAGATGAAAGTTTCATATTTGACTTCTTGCTCAAGTGGGTTTGCACGCAATACCCAAAATTGGAGGATAGATCTGAGATATTTAGTTCTCGTTTACTCCCTTTGGTGCGCTTCGAACATATGAGCTGGATTGAACTGGGGAAGGTCCTTACGTTCATCTACAATATTATGGACCATGAGCAAGCAGTAACCAAGCGTATCATCGAGGTACTTGCATACAAACTTGACCCATCATGGCAACAAAGCAGTCATGCAGCTGATTCAACAACTTGTTGGCAATTGCCAGAGCGAGCTTACACGTACAACCCTGTGGAAGTGGTTTCGTTTGATCGACCTCGCCCACAGGTTATAGTTTACATGGATCTAATGCGTGATGAGTGCTCTCGACTCTTCCCATCAGGAGATAAATACTCGGTCCCGTTCCATCTTGTAGGGCTGCAGTTCTTTCTCACGGCATGCTGTGAGCTGGACCAGCAGAGTAATTACAACAGCTTTGGTCTATGGTTCGGGATTGACGAAGAGCCAGACAAGCCCATATCTTTAACAATAGATCTTGAGTTTGCTGCTAGGGTAAAATCGTCAGGACATTTCGTGAGCATGTTCGAAGGAAGGTATGCTGTTACCGATGATTCTATGCGTGGATGCAACGatctttttgatgttccatggtcGACGTTCATTGCTGATGACAGCCTCTTCATCGATGGTGTGTTGCATCTTAGAGCTGATTTGACAGTTGTCAAGCAGCCTGCGGACTTGCAGACTTGA